One segment of Nostoc piscinale CENA21 DNA contains the following:
- a CDS encoding type I polyketide synthase, translated as MTNIVHENNEFNNSEIAIIAVAGRFPGAKDIESFWHNLREGVESISWLTDEELINSSVSVDLLSNPSYVKASGVLEDIELFDANFFAYSAKEAELIDPQQRLFLELAWEAVEKAGYDPQTYNGLIGVYGGVGMNRYFLNNIYSHHQLLGTFDPVQLGISNDKDFLPTRVAYKLDLTGPAVNVQTACSTSLVAVHVACQSLLNGECDIALAGGVTLCIPQKIGYLHQEGMILSPDGHCRTFDAKAQGTIAGSGAGIVVLKRLQDAISDRDHIHAIIKGSAINNDGATKVGYTAPSVSGQAAVIGEAQAIAGVDAETISYIEAHGTATPLGDPIEIAALTQAFNQTTDKKGFCAIGSVKTNFGHLDTAAGVAGLIKTVLALQHKMLPPSLHFETPNPKIDFANSPFYVNTTLKEWKTDNTPRRAGVSSFGMGGTNAHVILEEAPSQVKSQKSKVKREYLLCLSAKTTSALEKATANLITHLKEHSELDLGDVAYTLNSGRRGFNYRRMLVCRDLEDAVKGLESKQVFTNYTEITERPVVFMFPGQGSQYVNMAREIYETEAVFKEQVDYCSEFLQPLLGLDLRHIIYSSDEKIDEASKQLQQTAIAQPAIFVIEYALAKLWQSWGVEAQAAIGHSIGEYVTATLAEVFSLEDALSLVAARGQLMQQLPTGAMLSVPLSADKIQPLLGQELSVAAINQPSQCVVSGSIAAIDTLQNQLAAQGIESRRLHTSHAFHSQMMEPILEAFTEQVEKVTLNPPKLPYISNLTGTWITTTQATNPEYYTQHLRSTVLFASGIEKLLAKPEQVLLELGPGHTLATLVKRHPDKPPAQTVLTSVRHPQEKQSDIHVLCNTFGQLWLAGVKVDWFGFYSQDEYYHIPLPTYPFERQRYWIDPPQKTAWENSQIPATSQLWNLLTQAGQKQASVRNAELDELTYQENRQWLDGLCTAYINSAFQQLGAFSNSQDKYALENLLEKYHISPRYEQLFSRWLQILVEQKQLQQQEGLFTGLVPCSQNYIHEHLEQVRTRFAGSSLIDLDLIQSCGENLATIITGEQEPLEIFNELVYQKENKPSYSESALITYYNSIVCSSLEQLIKSLPSSVQLRVLEIGAGTGVTTQALLPVLPPQQTSYTFTDIGSGFLTQAQEKFKDYPFVEYRLLDIDKSPTEQGFEKYSFDIIIATNVLHATRNIDQTFHHVRSLLAPGGFLLMWEITQPKIDFDISWGLLLKPLDDKRRSPGQPFIILDQWFEALREQDFVQVAAFPETEAIEHQVIMAVASASTAFSTKSGQKESEILLQIKPETFESEKLSANYSRPNLPNSYVAPRDATEQKIAGIWQELLGVKEVGIHDNFFELGGDSLIAVQVLSRLRNAFSIKLTVASLFESPTIAEITSKLQEQLQLDTNLSTNEREEIAI; from the coding sequence ATGACAAATATAGTGCATGAAAATAACGAATTTAATAATTCTGAAATAGCAATAATTGCTGTTGCTGGTAGATTTCCTGGCGCAAAAGATATTGAATCATTTTGGCACAATCTACGAGAAGGTGTAGAGTCTATCTCTTGGCTGACAGATGAAGAATTAATCAACTCTAGTGTTTCTGTTGATTTACTAAGTAATCCGAGTTATGTAAAAGCAAGCGGTGTTCTAGAAGATATTGAATTGTTTGATGCAAATTTCTTTGCTTATAGTGCCAAAGAAGCTGAGTTAATAGATCCACAACAACGCCTATTTTTAGAATTAGCTTGGGAAGCTGTCGAAAAAGCTGGTTATGACCCGCAAACCTACAATGGTTTAATTGGGGTTTATGGTGGTGTGGGGATGAACAGGTATTTTCTCAACAATATCTATTCTCATCATCAATTACTAGGAACGTTTGACCCCGTACAGCTAGGAATATCCAACGATAAAGATTTTTTACCGACAAGAGTTGCATATAAACTCGATTTGACTGGCCCCGCAGTCAACGTGCAAACAGCCTGTTCTACTTCTTTGGTTGCTGTTCATGTAGCGTGTCAAAGTCTTTTAAATGGTGAATGTGACATAGCTTTAGCAGGTGGTGTGACTCTGTGTATTCCTCAAAAAATAGGTTATTTGCATCAAGAGGGAATGATTCTGTCTCCTGATGGACACTGCCGTACTTTTGATGCTAAGGCACAAGGAACGATCGCAGGTAGCGGTGCTGGTATTGTGGTATTAAAAAGATTACAGGATGCAATCAGCGATCGCGACCACATCCATGCAATCATTAAAGGTTCAGCCATTAATAACGATGGTGCAACAAAAGTCGGCTACACTGCTCCTAGTGTTAGCGGACAAGCCGCAGTCATTGGTGAAGCTCAAGCTATAGCTGGTGTAGATGCCGAAACAATTTCCTACATCGAAGCTCATGGTACAGCGACACCTTTAGGAGACCCGATAGAAATTGCCGCTTTAACTCAAGCTTTTAATCAAACCACCGATAAAAAAGGTTTTTGTGCCATCGGTTCAGTCAAAACCAACTTCGGACATTTGGATACAGCCGCAGGTGTGGCAGGTTTAATTAAGACGGTGTTAGCACTGCAACATAAAATGCTGCCTCCTAGCTTGCACTTCGAGACACCTAACCCCAAAATTGATTTTGCTAACAGTCCTTTTTATGTCAACACAACTCTAAAGGAATGGAAAACAGATAACACTCCTCGCCGTGCTGGCGTTAGTTCCTTTGGGATGGGGGGGACGAATGCTCATGTGATTTTAGAAGAAGCACCAAGTCAAGTCAAAAGTCAAAAGTCAAAAGTCAAAAGAGAATATTTGTTGTGTCTGTCGGCTAAGACTACAAGTGCGCTGGAGAAGGCGACGGCTAATTTAATCACACATTTAAAAGAGCATTCAGAACTTGATTTAGGCGATGTAGCTTATACCCTTAATAGTGGTCGCAGGGGTTTTAATTATCGACGGATGTTAGTTTGCCGTGACTTAGAAGATGCTGTCAAGGGTCTAGAGTCAAAACAAGTATTTACCAACTATACAGAGATTACAGAACGACCTGTTGTTTTCATGTTTCCCGGTCAAGGTTCTCAGTACGTCAACATGGCGCGGGAAATTTATGAAACTGAGGCAGTATTTAAAGAACAAGTTGATTATTGTTCAGAATTCCTTCAACCCTTACTAGGATTAGATTTACGTCATATTATTTATTCTAGTGATGAAAAGATTGATGAAGCGTCAAAGCAACTTCAACAAACTGCGATCGCCCAACCTGCTATTTTTGTAATTGAGTATGCCTTAGCTAAATTATGGCAGTCTTGGGGAGTGGAAGCGCAAGCTGCGATCGGTCATAGTATTGGCGAGTATGTAACCGCAACTTTAGCAGAAGTTTTCTCTTTAGAAGATGCCTTATCTCTAGTAGCAGCACGCGGACAGCTAATGCAGCAACTCCCCACAGGTGCAATGCTTTCGGTTCCCCTCTCCGCAGACAAAATACAACCTCTGTTAGGACAAGAACTTTCTGTTGCAGCAATTAATCAACCATCACAATGCGTAGTTTCCGGTTCCATAGCAGCAATAGATACACTACAAAATCAGCTTGCGGCTCAAGGAATTGAATCTCGTCGTCTGCATACTTCCCATGCCTTCCATTCGCAAATGATGGAACCAATCTTAGAGGCATTTACAGAGCAAGTTGAAAAAGTTACTTTAAATCCGCCAAAACTGCCTTATATTTCCAACCTAACTGGTACTTGGATTACAACTACCCAAGCCACAAATCCTGAATACTACACTCAACATCTACGTTCTACAGTGCTGTTTGCTTCTGGTATTGAGAAGTTATTAGCAAAACCAGAGCAAGTCTTACTAGAATTAGGCCCAGGACATACATTAGCTACATTAGTTAAAAGACATCCAGACAAACCACCTGCACAAACTGTCTTAACCTCAGTACGTCATCCTCAAGAAAAGCAATCCGATATTCATGTTTTATGCAATACATTTGGTCAACTCTGGTTGGCTGGTGTCAAAGTAGATTGGTTTGGATTTTATAGTCAGGATGAGTATTATCATATTCCCTTACCGACTTATCCCTTTGAACGTCAACGTTATTGGATCGATCCGCCACAAAAAACAGCTTGGGAAAATTCGCAAATACCTGCGACATCACAACTGTGGAACCTGCTTACACAAGCAGGTCAAAAGCAAGCGAGTGTTAGAAATGCAGAACTCGACGAGTTAACCTATCAGGAAAATAGACAGTGGTTAGATGGTTTATGTACAGCTTACATTAACTCTGCATTCCAACAATTAGGGGCTTTTAGTAATTCTCAAGACAAGTATGCTTTAGAGAATTTATTGGAGAAATATCATATTTCTCCCCGCTATGAGCAATTGTTTTCTAGATGGTTACAAATATTAGTCGAACAAAAACAACTACAACAACAAGAAGGATTATTTACTGGACTAGTACCATGTTCCCAAAATTATATTCATGAACATTTAGAACAAGTTAGAACAAGGTTTGCTGGTTCATCTTTAATAGATTTAGATTTAATCCAAAGTTGTGGTGAAAATTTAGCGACTATTATTACTGGTGAACAAGAACCATTAGAGATTTTCAATGAACTGGTTTACCAAAAAGAAAACAAACCTTCATATTCAGAATCTGCTTTAATTACTTACTACAACTCTATTGTGTGTTCCAGCTTGGAGCAGCTAATCAAATCATTACCATCATCTGTTCAACTGAGAGTTTTGGAAATCGGCGCGGGTACTGGTGTCACTACACAAGCATTATTACCTGTATTGCCACCTCAACAAACCAGCTATACTTTTACGGATATTGGTAGTGGTTTCCTAACTCAAGCGCAAGAGAAATTTAAAGACTATCCATTTGTTGAATATCGCTTACTAGACATAGACAAGTCGCCAACCGAACAAGGTTTTGAAAAGTACAGCTTTGATATCATCATCGCTACTAATGTTTTGCACGCCACTCGGAATATAGATCAAACTTTCCATCATGTACGCTCTTTGTTAGCTCCTGGCGGCTTCCTTTTAATGTGGGAAATAACTCAGCCGAAAATCGACTTTGATATTAGTTGGGGTCTGCTTTTAAAACCATTAGATGATAAAAGACGTAGCCCAGGTCAGCCTTTTATTATCTTAGACCAGTGGTTTGAAGCATTACGAGAGCAAGATTTTGTACAAGTTGCTGCTTTTCCTGAAACTGAAGCAATTGAACATCAGGTTATTATGGCTGTTGCTTCTGCATCAACCGCATTTAGTACAAAATCTGGGCAGAAAGAATCAGAAATTCTATTACAAATAAAGCCAGAAACTTTTGAGTCAGAAAAATTATCAGCAAACTATTCAAGACCCAATTTACCTAATTCTTATGTAGCTCCTCGTGATGCAACTGAGCAGAAAATTGCTGGTATCTGGCAAGAATTATTAGGAGTAAAAGAGGTAGGCATCCATGATAACTTTTTTGAATTAGGAGGAGATTCTTTAATAGCTGTGCAAGTACTATCCCGATTAAGAAATGCTTTTTCTATTAAATTAACTGTTGCCAGTTTGTTTG